The proteins below are encoded in one region of Ostrea edulis chromosome 3, xbOstEdul1.1, whole genome shotgun sequence:
- the LOC125675056 gene encoding uncharacterized protein LOC125675056 yields the protein MLRSLYHGVRRVYRPLSDQFGASKFRGVTGVTGQCMQSQHAKDHSTDYTDYVVIDFSDKDYAEKTSDGEDVDGISSVLKDKPEFVYLERIQERHYWGRIRSFMRQLGYEGHLEDLRQGRGKGVFIREDVAQLVKPYNGTVYRSRRPNPL from the exons ATGTTACGGAGTCTGTACCACGGTGTAAGACGGGTCTATCGACCTCTAAGCGATCAGTTCGGAGCATCAAAGTTT cgAGGTGTGACCGGAGTCACGGGTCAATGCATGCAAAGTCAACATGCCAAAGATCACTCCACAG ATTACACCGACTACGTCGTGATCGATTTCTCCGACAAAGACTACGCCGAGAAAACCAGCGACGGGGAAGATGTTGACGGCATCTCCTCAGTGCTGAAGGACAAACCAGAGTTCGTCTATCTGGAGCGGATCCAAGAACGGCACTACTGGGGCAGGATCCGCTCCTTCATGAGACAGTTAGGCTACGAAGGGCATCTAGAGGACCTTCGTCAGGGGCGGGGAAAGGGCGTGTTTATCAGGGAAGATGTAGCACAGTTAGTTAAGCCTTACAACGGGACGGTGTACAGATCCAGGAGACCAAACCCCTTATAA
- the LOC125675055 gene encoding uncharacterized protein LOC125675055 — MLRSTLKSLRQFYRPLSGLCGKPVNEWATGAVVPGRLPQKSQDCKFSTDDFDCLQIDCQEEGFQSFMNNSDHGIFSTLEENKPQVVFLEHMQESDFWTKIHVLMRNLGYTGSFEDSRHGRVKGVFIRNDLVEPRGQTGVETVYKSGIPDPL, encoded by the exons ATGTTACGTTCAACATTAAAAAGTCTTAGACAATTTTATCGTCCGCTTTCTGGACTGTGTGGGAAGCCGGTGAATGAGTGG GCCACGGGTGCAGTCGTGCCGGGGCGCCTTCCACAGAAATCTCAAGACTGCAAATTTTCAACAG ATGACTTTGACTGTCTACAAATTGACTGCCAGGAGGAGGGGTTCCAGTCCTTCATGAATAATTCTGACCACGGCATTTTTTCCACATTGGAAGAAAACAAACCGCAAGTGGTTTTCTTAGAGCACATGCAGGAATCAGATTTCTGGACAAAAATACACGTACTCATGCGCAATCTGGGATACACCGGAAGTTTCGAGGACTCTCGTCATGGTCGTGTCAAAGGTGTGTTTATACGAAATGACTTAGTGGAGCCCAGAGGTCAAACTGGAGTGGAGACAGTCTACAAGTCGGGTATACCAGACCCTCTCTAG